GAGCATTCACAACGTCTCGAATCGTACTTCCAGTCCATTCCTGGACTTCAAATGGTTGCTTGCTCTACTCCTTACAATGCTAAGGGCCTGATGAAGGCTGCCATAAGGAGTGAGAACCCTGTGGTGCTGTTCGAGCATGTCCTTCTGTACAACCTGAAGGAGAAGATCCCTGATGAGGAATACATTTGCTGCTTGGAGGAGGCCGAGATGGTACGTCCAGGTGAGCATGTGACCATCCTCACGTACTCTCGCATGAGGTACCATGTGATGCAGGCAGCCAAGACACTGGTGAACAAAGGGTACGATCCGGAGGTCATTGATATCAGGTCGCTGAAACCATTCGATCTGCACACGATAGGGAACTCCATTAAGAAGACCCACCGCGTTCTGATTGTGGAGGAGTGCATGCGAACGGGTGGTATCGGCGCCAGCCTGAGGTCGGCCATCATTGATAACTTCTGGGACTACCTTGATGCCCCCATCATGTGCTTGTCATCACAGGATGTACCGACGCCATATGCTGCAACTCTGGAGGACGCAACCGTCGTGCAGCCTGCCCAAATTGTGGCCGCTGTCGAGCAGATCTGCCAATAATTCAATTCTTAATGACATTGTTGAACATCATGATTTGTGGATTCAGAACCACTGTCCTTTGTTCGTCTTGTCACGTAGTGACCTCCATTGTGGCGTAGACACTGTATTCTATTTCCCCAACACTAAAGTTATACCCTTACCCATGCATTATTGGTCTCTCTGTTCTTCCTGCTACATTTGGTGCTCCATGTTCAATTTCTGTACTAtatgtttggtgctccatgttAAACTTTTGCACTACCATATGTTTGGGAAGCCAAGTGTTACCACAAGCTGGTTACATGGACATGGCTCCAGCTTCTCTTCTGTTGCTGGTACCCCCTGAGCTGATGCCATTTGCCAGCATCTTGGATGATATTTTTCTTGTGTTTAATCACCTGTAGCTGCCTTCTGTTAAATCATCATGAT
This genomic window from Oryza sativa Japonica Group chromosome 12, ASM3414082v1 contains:
- the LOC4352803 gene encoding pyruvate dehydrogenase E1 component subunit beta-3, chloroplastic, with the translated sequence MATAAAASLQYALHGAASASAKPRSAAPGRSVRVVAARRSVRARGGAVVARAAVTASADATAESKSGGHEVLLFEALREALIEEMKEDPTVCVFGEDVGHYGGSYKVTKGLAEMFGDLRVLDTPIAENSFAGMGVGAAMKGLRPIVEGMNMGFLLLAYNQISNNCGMLHYTSGGQFKIPIVIRGPGGVGRQLGAEHSQRLESYFQSIPGLQMVACSTPYNAKGLMKAAIRSENPVVLFEHVLLYNLKEKIPDEEYICCLEEAEMVRPGEHVTILTYSRMRYHVMQAAKTLVNKGYDPEVIDIRSLKPFDLHTIGNSIKKTHRVLIVEECMRTGGIGASLRSAIIDNFWDYLDAPIMCLSSQDVPTPYAATLEDATVVQPAQIVAAVEQICQ